In Lepus europaeus isolate LE1 chromosome 8, mLepTim1.pri, whole genome shotgun sequence, a single genomic region encodes these proteins:
- the LOC133765475 gene encoding LOW QUALITY PROTEIN: interferon-stimulated 20 kDa exonuclease-like 2 (The sequence of the model RefSeq protein was modified relative to this genomic sequence to represent the inferred CDS: deleted 1 base in 1 codon; substituted 1 base at 1 genomic stop codon): MSSLLLNLDFGEPPPKKALEGNAKHRSFVKRRRLLERKGFLNKKNQPPSKAPKLHADPPKKAEAPKVDGAWQIPSLSRKKTGAPSTGAEQPLGKKAAVSWLTPAPSKKADTVVAQVDLLGEFHSALPKIKSHPTCPQKKGSQKNAAPNPAQAHSENKLSRAAQKAPSKMVAIDCEMVGTGPKGHVSSLARCSIVNYNRDVLYDEYILPPCRIVDYRTRWSGIRKQHMLNATPFKTARSQILKILAGKIVVGHAIHNDFKALQYFHPKSLTRDTSHIPLLNRKADFPENATMSLKRLNKKLLDRNIQVGKSGHSSVEDAQATMXLYKLIEVEWEQHLAQNPPKD, encoded by the exons ATGTCTTCATTGCTGCTGAACCTGGACTTTGGGGAACCTCCT CCAAAAAAGGCATTAGAAGGCAATGCCAAGCACCGAAGTTTTGTCAAGAGGCGGCGGCTCTTGGAGCGGAAAGGCTTTCTGAACAAAAAGAACCAGCCCCCTAGCAAGGCTCCCAAGTTGCACGCAGACCCTCCAAAGAAAGCGGAAGCTCCTAAAGTGGATGGCGCTTGGCAGATCCCTTCCCTGTCAAGAAAGAAGACAGGGGCCCCCAGCACCGGGGCAGAACAGCCCCTGGGGAAGAAGGCTGCAGTGTCTTGGCTGACCCCTGCCCCTTCCAAGAAGGCCGACACGGTTGTAGCGCAGGTGGATTTGCTGGGGGAGTTCCATAGTGCCCTTCCGAAGATTAAGAGccaccccacctgcccccagAAGAAAGGCTCCCAGAAGAATGCCGCCCCGAATCCCGCCCAGGCTCACTCCGAGAATAAGCTCTCCCGAGCAGCCCAGAAGGCTCCGAGCAAGATGGTGGCGATTGACTGTGAGATGGTGGGCACAGGCCCCAAGGGGCACGTCAGCTCCCTTGCTCGGTGTAGCATCGTCAACTACAACAGGGACGTGCTGTACGACGAGTACATCCTGCCCCCGTGCCGCATCGTGGACTACAGGACCAGGTGGAGTGGCATCCGGAAACAGCACATGCTCAATGCCACACCCTTCAAGACTGCTCGCAGCCAGATCCTGAAGATCCTCGCAGGGAAGATAGTGGTGGGGCACGCCATCCACAATGACTTCAAAGCCCTCCAGTACTTTCACCCCAAGTCCCTGACCCGTGACACCTCCCACATCCCCCTGCTCAACCGGAAGGCCGACTTCCCGGAGAACGCCACCATGTCTCTGAAGCGCCTCAACAAGAAGCTGCTGGACCGGAACATCCAGGTGGGCAAGAGTGGACATTCGTCCGTGGAGGATGCCCAGGCCACCATGTAGCTTTACAAGCTGATTGAAGTCGAATGGGAGCAGCACCTGGCCCAGAACCCCCCAAAAGACTAG